In Methanobacterium paludis, the following proteins share a genomic window:
- a CDS encoding aldo/keto reductase codes for MLYRKLGSTKEEVSILGFGCMRLPVLDDKPDKIDNKLATSMIHYAIDNGVNYIDTAYPYHGNSLSEGGMSEVFLGEALKGGYREKVTLATKLPSWIIEDKKDFEFYLNQQLDRLQTDKIDFYLLHTLNRTYWPKLENLGVTDFLDAAIADEKIKYTGFSFHDDFEVLPEIISAYNWDVCQLQYNYMDKNYQAGIDGLRYASDQGLGVVVMEPLKGGVLANNVPLEVQSIWDMAEIKRTPVEWAFRYLWDDPQIDVVLSGMSSIEQVVENIKIADEGHPNSLTFDEKDLIREAKYEYRQRIKVGCTGCGYCMPCPSGVDIPHVLNQLNHFYMFDDPSGARSHYYGILKESERAINCTECGECEKQCPQGVSIIKSLKEVVEKFGS; via the coding sequence ATGTTATACAGAAAATTGGGATCAACAAAGGAAGAAGTTTCAATACTAGGTTTTGGATGTATGCGACTTCCAGTTTTGGATGATAAACCAGATAAAATTGATAATAAATTAGCCACTTCCATGATTCACTATGCCATTGATAATGGCGTGAATTATATTGATACAGCCTATCCTTACCATGGTAATTCACTTTCTGAAGGTGGGATGAGCGAAGTCTTTCTTGGGGAAGCACTCAAGGGAGGTTACAGAGAAAAGGTAACCCTTGCAACAAAACTGCCAAGCTGGATTATAGAAGACAAGAAAGACTTTGAATTTTATTTAAATCAACAGTTGGACAGACTTCAAACAGATAAAATAGATTTTTACCTTTTACATACCCTAAACAGGACTTACTGGCCTAAACTTGAGAATTTAGGGGTAACTGACTTTTTAGATGCTGCCATTGCAGACGAGAAGATAAAATATACTGGTTTTTCTTTTCATGACGATTTTGAGGTTTTACCTGAAATTATCAGCGCTTACAATTGGGATGTCTGCCAGCTCCAGTACAATTACATGGACAAAAACTATCAGGCAGGGATAGACGGTCTCAGATATGCTTCAGATCAGGGATTAGGGGTGGTGGTGATGGAACCTCTCAAAGGCGGTGTTCTTGCCAATAACGTACCTCTTGAAGTTCAATCCATCTGGGATATGGCAGAAATAAAAAGAACACCTGTTGAATGGGCTTTCAGATACCTCTGGGATGACCCTCAAATTGATGTGGTACTCAGTGGGATGTCCAGCATAGAGCAAGTCGTAGAAAACATTAAAATTGCAGATGAAGGACATCCTAACTCTTTAACCTTTGATGAAAAGGACCTTATAAGAGAGGCAAAGTACGAGTACAGACAAAGAATTAAGGTTGGATGCACAGGCTGCGGTTACTGCATGCCCTGCCCCTCAGGCGTGGACATACCTCATGTTTTAAATCAACTGAATCATTTTTACATGTTCGATGATCCATCCGGAGCCAGGTCTCATTATTATGGCATCTTAAAAGAATCGGAAAGAGCCATTAACTGCACAGAATGTGGTGAATGTGAAAAACAATGCCCTCAGGGAGTTTCCATAATAAAAAGTCTTAAAGAAGTGGTTGAAAAATTTGGCAGTTGA
- a CDS encoding Ig-like domain-containing protein: MLLLLALSVNCTYANVDSNDTVANLTNTTAIQVLTDNSTLNGTNTSNNTPTTSNNSVSNGTSDGIIKTNATNAGNTTSANTKNTTSTNTGNITNTVTNQVNNENSVNSAAAAGEIDYSNVHGIWVATGDALSLNVNELLNANITDVFVKSNIYSTPTYQTVLSSVLAQLNGTGIGVHAWITCFKDASGNWIDPQSSTGQSHEAEVIAAIENIVKNYDVAGIHLDYIRYSGVESKNQAAYQNNETAATNAVTSFVERVYSAVKAIKQDVAVSAAVMPEGSVNAKYYGQDYSALAQYLDFMVAMVYKGNYNATSAWVGTTTAYIVAHANGTPVVTGLQTYKNDTDTTPLSASELINDTQVAIGNGSSGYALFRYGLIDENFYNEVAKLTVTAVDPVNNAVSIAVDKVITVTFSKPIQNGTGWIELVTSSGTVMPSSWSISGSTLTVTPSSVLSYGVKYLLLIHTGSVTDLAGNNIAGYVSRFTTSTDSTAPTVKTVDPANNAVNVAADKVINVTFSEAIKAGTGWIELVTSNGTSVPSTWSTNGNVLTVTASNTLSKGVKYLLLIHTGSVTDLAGNKVAGYVSRFTADTAAPTVKAVYSVNNAVDTVINVTFSETIKAGTGWIELVTSDGTVVPSTWSTNGNVLTVTASNTLSKGVKYLLLIHTGSVTDLAGNNVAGYVSHFTVDTVSPTVKTVDPTNNAVNVAVNKVIKVTFSETIKAGTGWIELQNSNGTLIPITWSVSGNVLTVAPNSTLSSGVKYLLLIHTGSVTDLAGNNVAGYVSRFTTVSQSTSTIPAALLPYLQETKNCQSTNAQIIALSKSIIANAGATTTYAKAMAIFNWVRNNIDYSFYYNTKYGAVGTLNAKTGNCVDTTHLLIALERAAGIPARYVHGYCKFSSGSWYGHVWAQIYVDGKWYAADAISYRNTFGVINNWNTATAKIYGTYATLSF, encoded by the coding sequence ATGCTGCTACTTTTAGCACTTAGTGTAAACTGCACATATGCCAACGTGGATAGTAACGACACAGTAGCAAACTTAACAAACACAACTGCAATCCAGGTACTGACAGATAACAGTACTTTAAACGGTACAAATACTTCAAATAACACACCCACAACCAGTAACAATTCAGTTAGCAATGGAACTTCAGATGGCATCATAAAAACAAATGCAACAAACGCGGGAAACACCACCAGTGCAAATACAAAAAATACTACCAGTACAAACACAGGAAACATCACCAATACAGTTACAAACCAAGTTAATAATGAAAATTCAGTGAATTCAGCTGCGGCAGCTGGAGAGATCGATTACAGTAATGTGCATGGGATATGGGTAGCTACAGGGGATGCATTAAGTTTAAATGTTAATGAACTTTTAAATGCAAACATCACTGACGTATTTGTGAAATCGAATATTTATTCAACTCCCACATATCAAACCGTTTTATCTAGTGTGTTAGCTCAGCTTAACGGCACAGGAATAGGGGTTCATGCTTGGATCACTTGTTTTAAGGATGCCAGTGGAAACTGGATTGATCCTCAATCATCTACAGGACAGTCTCATGAGGCAGAGGTGATCGCTGCTATTGAAAACATCGTTAAAAACTACGATGTTGCAGGGATACATCTTGACTACATTAGATATAGTGGCGTAGAGAGTAAGAATCAAGCAGCTTACCAAAACAATGAAACCGCTGCAACGAATGCTGTGACTTCTTTTGTTGAGAGGGTTTATAGTGCTGTGAAGGCTATAAAACAAGATGTGGCTGTTTCTGCGGCTGTTATGCCTGAAGGATCTGTGAATGCTAAGTATTATGGGCAGGATTACAGTGCGCTTGCGCAGTATCTTGATTTCATGGTTGCAATGGTCTATAAAGGGAACTACAATGCGACTAGTGCTTGGGTAGGTACAACCACTGCTTATATTGTAGCTCATGCAAATGGAACGCCTGTTGTGACGGGTCTTCAAACCTACAAAAACGACACTGATACTACGCCTTTATCAGCCAGTGAGCTTATAAATGACACACAAGTTGCCATTGGTAATGGTTCATCAGGTTATGCTTTGTTCAGATACGGGCTGATTGATGAGAACTTTTATAATGAGGTTGCCAAGCTAACGGTGACAGCAGTAGATCCTGTCAACAACGCTGTGAGCATTGCAGTGGATAAAGTAATCACAGTCACATTCAGCAAACCCATACAAAATGGTACCGGTTGGATAGAGCTTGTAACTAGTAGTGGCACGGTTATGCCTAGTAGTTGGTCTATCAGTGGTAGTACATTGACAGTGACGCCCAGCAGTGTTTTAAGTTATGGGGTTAAGTATCTTCTGCTTATTCATACGGGTAGTGTGACGGATCTGGCTGGTAACAATATTGCTGGTTATGTGTCTCGTTTCACCACCAGCACGGATAGTACTGCACCTACAGTGAAAACTGTGGATCCTGCAAACAACGCAGTGAACGTTGCAGCTGATAAGGTGATTAATGTCACATTCAGTGAAGCAATTAAAGCAGGTACTGGCTGGATAGAACTTGTAACTAGTAATGGTACAAGCGTACCAAGTACCTGGTCTACCAATGGCAATGTATTGACTGTAACAGCTAGCAATACCCTAAGTAAAGGAGTTAAGTATCTTCTGCTTATTCACACGGGTAGTGTGACTGATCTAGCAGGCAACAAAGTTGCAGGATATGTGTCCCGCTTCACTGCTGACACTGCTGCACCTACAGTGAAAGCTGTATATTCTGTGAACAACGCAGTGGATACTGTAATCAATGTCACTTTCAGTGAAACAATCAAAGCAGGTACTGGCTGGATAGAACTTGTAACTAGTGATGGTACAGTTGTACCTAGTACTTGGTCTACCAATGGCAATGTATTGACTGTAACAGCTAGCAATACCCTAAGTAAAGGAGTTAAGTATCTTTTACTTATCCATACAGGTAGTGTGACTGATCTAGCTGGTAATAATGTAGCAGGTTATGTGTCTCACTTCACTGTTGACACTGTTTCACCTACAGTGAAAACTGTGGATCCTACAAACAACGCAGTGAACGTTGCTGTAAATAAAGTGATTAAAGTCACTTTCAGTGAAACAATCAAAGCAGGTACTGGCTGGATCGAGCTTCAAAACAGTAATGGAACGCTGATACCTATAACATGGTCTGTAAGTGGTAATGTGTTGACTGTAGCGCCAAATAGTACCCTCAGTAGTGGGGTTAAGTATCTTCTGCTTATTCACACGGGTAGTGTGACGGATTTAGCAGGGAACAATGTAGCAGGTTACGTATCCAGATTCACAACAGTTAGCCAATCAACCTCAACAATACCAGCAGCTTTACTTCCTTATCTTCAAGAGACTAAGAATTGTCAGTCTACTAATGCTCAGATAATAGCGTTGTCTAAGTCTATTATTGCTAATGCTGGTGCAACTACTACGTATGCTAAGGCAATGGCAATATTCAACTGGGTGAGGAATAACATTGATTATTCCTTCTACTACAACACTAAATATGGTGCAGTTGGAACGTTGAATGCTAAAACAGGAAACTGTGTTGACACAACCCATTTATTGATAGCGCTTGAAAGGGCTGCAGGCATTCCAGCACGTTACGTGCATGGTTACTGTAAGTTTTCAAGTGGTAGTTGGTATGGTCATGTGTGGGCGCAGATATATGTCGATGGAAAATGGTACGCAGCAGATGCTATAAGCTACAGAAACACATTTGGAGTTATAAATAACTGGAACACAGCAACAGCAAAGATATATGGTACATACGCAACATTGTCCTTCTGA
- a CDS encoding ABC transporter permease, which translates to MGELEGIYTIWRRENTRFLRYKSRLITSFVTPLLWLLIFGTGLGSAMRFGGIAGGYQTFIFPGIIGMTILFTSLFSGISVIVDRQYGFLKEMFVAPISRSSIVLGKALGASTTAMIQGTIILFLAFMLNIHLTVVGFLAAMLIMIIMSLGLVGIGLFISAFMESMEGFNLIMNFVVLPMFFLSGALFPITSLPEWLKIAVYLDPLTYGVDALRYAILNTSTIPFFVDISVILVFAAIMVFASAYAFTKREQGLM; encoded by the coding sequence ATGGGTGAATTGGAAGGAATATACACCATATGGCGTAGGGAAAATACAAGATTCCTAAGGTACAAATCTAGACTTATTACCTCCTTTGTAACACCTCTACTATGGCTACTGATATTTGGAACAGGTCTGGGCTCAGCAATGAGATTTGGAGGAATTGCGGGGGGTTACCAGACTTTCATATTCCCTGGAATAATAGGGATGACCATACTTTTCACCTCACTTTTTTCGGGGATATCTGTGATAGTGGATAGACAGTACGGGTTCCTGAAGGAGATGTTCGTGGCCCCTATATCTCGTTCTTCTATTGTACTGGGTAAAGCGCTTGGTGCAAGTACAACTGCCATGATCCAGGGTACAATAATCCTCTTTCTGGCATTCATGCTCAACATCCACCTTACGGTGGTAGGGTTCCTGGCTGCCATGTTGATCATGATCATAATGTCACTGGGGCTTGTGGGAATAGGGCTATTTATATCTGCATTTATGGAAAGTATGGAAGGATTCAACCTTATTATGAACTTCGTTGTGCTTCCAATGTTCTTCTTGAGCGGTGCGTTGTTTCCAATAACCAGTCTACCTGAATGGCTCAAGATAGCTGTCTATTTGGATCCATTAACCTACGGTGTGGATGCACTTCGCTATGCAATACTGAATACATCGACGATACCTTTCTTCGTTGATATCAGTGTCATACTGGTCTTTGCAGCCATTATGGTTTTCGCATCTGCATATGCATTCACAAAAAGAGAACAGGGGTTAATGTAA
- a CDS encoding ATP-binding cassette domain-containing protein: protein MDYIIETDNITKKFDDFTAVNGINLKVKRDSIYGVLGPNGAGKTTLISMLCTILRPTSGTALVNGYDIVKNANEVRKSIGIVFQARALDDILTGREHLEMHAALYGVPRDVRKDRIDEILDLTQLQDKADEVIKTYSGGMKRRLEIGRGLIHYPKVLFLDEPTLGLDPQTRESIWEYLQNLNKKEDVTVLLTTHYLDEADKLCDKISIIDKGEIIKSDTPKNLKKELKADIITIKVDDEERFASLVSKLDFVRDIHTLNGEIKLVVESGENLVPTIVNFASENGIFVNSIELEHPKLEDVFIHYTGKPITQGEKKKGKGGNKSKKGGRLNIMGRRR from the coding sequence ATGGATTATATCATAGAAACGGATAATATAACTAAAAAATTTGATGATTTCACTGCGGTGAATGGTATAAACCTTAAAGTTAAAAGGGACAGTATCTATGGAGTTCTGGGACCTAATGGGGCGGGAAAAACCACTTTGATATCTATGTTGTGTACTATCCTACGTCCAACATCGGGAACAGCACTGGTAAATGGCTATGACATAGTGAAAAATGCCAATGAGGTTCGAAAGTCAATTGGAATAGTATTCCAGGCCAGGGCTCTTGATGACATTTTGACAGGTCGTGAACACCTTGAAATGCATGCTGCGCTCTATGGTGTGCCTCGTGATGTACGAAAAGACCGTATTGATGAGATACTTGACTTGACACAGCTTCAGGACAAGGCCGATGAAGTGATAAAAACCTACTCTGGAGGTATGAAAAGAAGGCTTGAAATTGGCCGGGGACTAATACATTACCCTAAAGTACTTTTTTTAGACGAACCAACCCTGGGACTTGACCCTCAGACAAGGGAAAGTATCTGGGAGTACCTGCAAAACCTCAACAAGAAGGAGGATGTTACAGTTCTTTTAACCACCCATTACTTGGACGAGGCAGATAAACTCTGCGATAAAATATCCATAATAGACAAGGGTGAAATAATAAAATCTGACACCCCAAAGAACCTGAAAAAAGAGCTTAAAGCAGATATAATAACTATCAAAGTTGATGATGAGGAAAGGTTCGCATCGTTGGTGTCAAAGCTTGACTTTGTCAGAGACATCCACACCCTAAATGGTGAGATCAAACTTGTGGTGGAAAGTGGTGAGAACCTGGTGCCAACTATTGTTAATTTCGCAAGCGAAAATGGAATATTTGTGAATTCAATAGAACTCGAACACCCCAAACTTGAGGATGTTTTTATACACTACACAGGAAAACCCATCACTCAAGGTGAAAAGAAGAAGGGTAAAGGTGGAAATAAATCTAAAAAAGGTGGAAGACTTAATATAATGGGCAGGAGGCGGTAG
- a CDS encoding MBL fold metallo-hydrolase: MIFEIVKSAGIAHKSYFIGSKGAAAVIDPRRDCDIYLKLAEKNNLKIEHIFETHRNEDYTIGSLELSEIVGAEIHHSNKLNFAYGTPAKNGDKSKIGSLILEVFETPGHTDDSISIKLKDIEVSKDIYMVFTGDTLFTGEVGRCDLYGEEEIPKMAKNLYESIFQKILPLGDEVIVCPAHGSGSVCGADIREQEFTTVGYEKKTNSMLKKSRKDFVEYKINEKLYTPPYFRKMENNNVKGPKLLCKLPYLKPLSMDEVKWFLENDAQIVDVRNPTDFAGGHIPGTLNIWREGLPAFAGWFLNYEQPIIVVENKNNFMDEINRFLIRLGYDNIYGHLSGGFPVWFKGAGAVETLRTWSVHDLKKKLEEEPKDESLFLLDVRKEKDWIEGHIEGSHNVYVGLLKDHLEEVPRNKHVVVYCDAGYKASIAASLLKMNGYENATNVLGSMKAWKKAGYPVTKN, from the coding sequence GTGATATTTGAAATTGTAAAATCCGCAGGAATCGCCCATAAATCCTATTTTATAGGTTCTAAAGGGGCAGCCGCAGTTATTGATCCTCGAAGAGACTGCGATATATATCTTAAACTTGCAGAAAAGAACAATTTAAAGATAGAACACATATTTGAAACCCATAGAAATGAGGATTACACCATAGGATCATTAGAACTTTCAGAAATTGTTGGAGCAGAAATACATCACAGTAATAAACTTAATTTTGCTTATGGTACTCCTGCAAAGAATGGAGATAAATCCAAGATTGGAAGTCTAATTTTAGAAGTTTTTGAAACACCGGGCCATACTGATGATAGCATATCCATAAAATTAAAGGATATAGAAGTTTCAAAGGATATTTACATGGTATTTACAGGTGACACCCTTTTTACAGGTGAAGTTGGAAGGTGTGATCTTTACGGTGAGGAAGAAATTCCAAAAATGGCTAAAAACCTCTACGAAAGCATCTTCCAGAAAATATTACCCCTGGGTGATGAGGTCATTGTATGTCCCGCCCACGGTTCAGGCTCGGTTTGTGGTGCAGACATACGTGAACAGGAATTTACAACAGTAGGATATGAGAAAAAAACGAATTCAATGCTTAAAAAAAGTAGGAAAGATTTCGTTGAGTATAAAATAAATGAAAAACTTTACACTCCACCTTATTTCAGGAAAATGGAAAATAACAACGTGAAAGGTCCTAAATTACTGTGTAAACTTCCTTACCTTAAACCTCTGAGTATGGATGAAGTCAAATGGTTCCTTGAAAATGATGCCCAGATTGTGGATGTCCGTAACCCCACTGACTTTGCAGGCGGACACATACCAGGTACACTTAACATTTGGAGAGAAGGCCTTCCAGCATTTGCAGGTTGGTTTCTGAACTATGAGCAGCCAATCATCGTAGTGGAAAATAAAAACAACTTCATGGATGAAATAAATAGATTCCTCATCCGTTTGGGATACGATAATATATACGGACACCTTTCAGGCGGTTTTCCTGTTTGGTTCAAGGGTGCTGGGGCTGTGGAGACTTTAAGGACCTGGTCTGTGCACGATCTAAAGAAAAAATTAGAAGAAGAACCAAAAGATGAATCCCTATTCCTTCTGGACGTGAGAAAAGAAAAAGATTGGATAGAGGGACATATAGAAGGATCTCATAACGTATATGTTGGACTTTTAAAGGATCATCTTGAAGAAGTGCCCCGTAATAAGCATGTGGTTGTGTACTGTGATGCCGGATACAAGGCGAGTATTGCAGCATCTCTACTGAAAATGAATGGTTATGAAAATGCTACCAATGTTCTGGGCAGCATGAAAGCCTGGAAAAAAGCGGGTTATCCTGTGACCAAGAACTAA
- a CDS encoding pyridoxamine 5'-phosphate oxidase family protein: MDILKIPIMNKMEYDELINEQYISRIAFKGEYPYIAPFMYVFNGKSLYFLSTKYGKKIQLFRKNPKVAIEIEKYADDLSEFRFVTLQGRISEVKDPSEKKDVKKRFVDLIKSKHLSRSIMAALGHSPEEPPESILKEEKSFVWKLVDVENIVGIKNQ; this comes from the coding sequence ATGGACATCCTGAAAATTCCAATTATGAATAAAATGGAATACGATGAATTAATAAATGAACAGTACATCAGTAGAATTGCTTTTAAAGGTGAATATCCATATATAGCCCCTTTCATGTATGTTTTCAATGGTAAATCTCTTTATTTTCTCTCAACCAAATACGGTAAGAAGATCCAGTTGTTCAGGAAAAATCCCAAAGTTGCAATAGAGATAGAAAAATACGCAGATGATCTTTCAGAATTTCGCTTTGTAACCCTTCAAGGACGCATCAGTGAAGTTAAAGACCCATCTGAAAAAAAAGACGTTAAGAAACGGTTTGTGGATCTCATCAAAAGTAAACACCTTTCAAGAAGCATCATGGCCGCACTTGGCCATTCTCCAGAAGAACCTCCCGAATCCATATTGAAGGAAGAAAAATCATTCGTGTGGAAGCTGGTGGACGTTGAGAACATCGTAGGCATTAAAAATCAATGA
- a CDS encoding TspO/MBR family protein gives MKLEQSFKLNEIPKLVVALLIPLIIGFLGSIATTSQIPTWYATLVKPLWAPPNWVFAPIWTTLFILMGIALYLVWRRGLERRDVRFAILIFAVQLVLNLLWSIVFFSFHSILGGFIVILILWIAILANIIAFYIISKPAGILLVPYIIWVSIASYLNYSLYLLNI, from the coding sequence ATGAAATTGGAACAAAGTTTTAAACTAAATGAAATTCCAAAACTTGTTGTTGCTTTATTAATTCCATTAATTATTGGATTTTTAGGATCCATTGCAACAACCTCCCAAATACCAACATGGTACGCAACACTGGTGAAACCTTTATGGGCACCTCCGAACTGGGTTTTTGCACCCATATGGACTACACTGTTCATATTGATGGGAATAGCTCTTTATCTGGTATGGCGCCGGGGGCTGGAAAGGAGAGATGTAAGGTTCGCCATTTTGATCTTCGCAGTGCAGTTAGTGCTGAACTTGCTATGGTCGATTGTATTTTTCAGTTTCCACTCGATTCTGGGCGGTTTTATTGTAATACTAATACTGTGGATCGCTATACTTGCAAACATCATAGCATTCTACATTATATCAAAACCTGCAGGAATTTTGCTCGTACCTTACATAATCTGGGTTAGCATAGCTTCCTATCTAAACTACAGTTTATATCTACTGAACATCTAA
- a CDS encoding DNA alkylation repair protein, whose translation MEYEEVITRLKDLSQNKSAEQMARFGITPKKAYGVKIPDLRIFAKEIGKDHQLAASLWESDIRETRILACMIDEPKMVTEEQMEQWAMDFDYWELCDQCCMNLFEKMPIAYLKAVEWSFRDEEFVKRAGFALMARLAVSDKNAEDTKFEEFFPHIIRESTDGRNYVKKAVNWALRQIGKRNIALNEKALEVSKEIHKIDSKSAKWIASDALRELESEAVQKRIKIRNPKKRVRN comes from the coding sequence ATGGAATATGAAGAAGTTATAACCCGGTTAAAAGATTTATCACAAAATAAATCTGCAGAACAGATGGCAAGATTTGGAATTACGCCAAAAAAAGCTTATGGAGTTAAAATACCTGATTTAAGGATATTTGCAAAGGAGATAGGCAAAGATCATCAGTTGGCAGCAAGTTTATGGGAATCGGATATTCGAGAGACCAGGATACTTGCCTGCATGATCGACGAACCCAAAATGGTTACAGAAGAACAGATGGAGCAGTGGGCCATGGATTTTGATTACTGGGAACTCTGCGATCAATGTTGTATGAACCTATTTGAGAAAATGCCCATTGCATACCTGAAGGCAGTGGAATGGAGTTTCAGGGATGAAGAATTTGTTAAAAGGGCCGGCTTTGCACTGATGGCCAGACTTGCAGTGAGCGATAAAAATGCCGAAGATACGAAATTTGAGGAATTTTTTCCCCACATAATAAGGGAATCAACTGATGGGAGAAATTACGTTAAAAAAGCTGTTAACTGGGCTTTAAGACAAATAGGAAAAAGAAATATTGCACTGAATGAAAAGGCCCTTGAAGTTTCAAAGGAAATCCATAAAATAGACTCAAAAAGTGCTAAATGGATAGCGTCTGATGCTTTGAGGGAGCTTGAAAGTGAAGCTGTTCAAAAAAGAATTAAAATAAGAAATCCCAAAAAAAGAGTTAGAAATTGA
- a CDS encoding PRC-barrel domain-containing protein, whose amino-acid sequence MKASEFIGMKVITKDARDLGKVAELSIKLKNGLVDMIFMVDTIFISTGSTLSKKYLAVAEDDVMVVGDYVQLNVDSEEIDKRVKLDKIEDLSPKGSHFKDFVGKVVLTKDGIEVGKISDMVLDPNGFLVPNVIVATGKTFNKKRLIISEDDIDRVGDYILLQLEKGDIDQRIVD is encoded by the coding sequence ATGAAAGCTAGCGAGTTCATAGGAATGAAGGTCATAACTAAAGACGCAAGAGACTTAGGCAAAGTGGCTGAACTTTCTATAAAATTAAAAAATGGTTTAGTTGATATGATATTTATGGTTGACACTATTTTTATTTCTACAGGTTCTACTTTAAGTAAAAAGTACCTAGCAGTGGCTGAAGACGATGTAATGGTGGTGGGAGATTACGTTCAATTAAATGTGGACTCTGAAGAGATTGATAAAAGGGTTAAACTTGATAAAATTGAGGATTTAAGCCCAAAAGGATCCCACTTCAAGGATTTTGTAGGAAAAGTTGTACTTACAAAGGACGGTATCGAGGTTGGTAAAATAAGTGACATGGTTCTGGATCCCAATGGATTTTTAGTTCCAAACGTGATTGTAGCTACTGGAAAAACCTTCAACAAAAAAAGGTTAATAATTTCTGAAGATGATATTGACCGTGTTGGAGATTATATCTTACTACAACTTGAAAAAGGGGATATAGATCAAAGAATAGTGGACTAA
- a CDS encoding small multi-drug export protein, whose amino-acid sequence MDIIISITTVFISSVIELWLSIPLGLAFGLNPFLIVAVSALGSVFAVFVVATFGESIRKWIIKKRYGEGNNIRKGSIYEVWNKYGTVGLGLLSPLLFGAPLGTAIGIALGARKNNLIIWMALGIILWSAMLTAAGTLGVMSFQTVTK is encoded by the coding sequence ATGGATATAATAATCAGCATTACAACTGTTTTCATATCATCAGTGATTGAACTATGGCTTTCTATTCCCTTAGGGCTGGCATTTGGCCTTAATCCATTTTTAATTGTTGCTGTATCTGCTTTAGGATCTGTGTTTGCAGTTTTTGTTGTCGCAACCTTTGGAGAAAGTATAAGGAAATGGATTATAAAAAAACGGTACGGCGAAGGTAACAACATTAGAAAAGGGAGTATCTATGAGGTATGGAATAAATATGGTACTGTAGGTTTGGGATTGTTATCACCACTCCTTTTTGGCGCACCACTGGGTACTGCCATTGGAATTGCTCTGGGAGCTCGTAAAAATAATTTAATCATATGGATGGCCCTGGGAATTATTTTGTGGAGTGCCATGCTCACAGCAGCAGGTACATTGGGAGTAATGAGCTTTCAAACAGTTACAAAATAG